ATGAAAGCCATTTTACCACATTTCTAGATTAAGATTTAATAATTCCAACCATTTTAAGTACGGAGAGATATTATAAATAGTTCGTGAAACATGTTGAGGCACCTTCCTAATCCAAAATGTGGACTTCTACCTTTCAACTAACACCTTGTCGATATGAAAATAATATCAAGGTACGGAAGGTATAAGTTTGTCAAATAAAAAGGGTACGGGTTTAAAGAAATTGACTTGTCACCAAATTTCATTGTATAGAATATTGAAGGAGTTTGGTCAAAATTTTGGTAAGGAAATAAGTGCTTTTGATGGGTAGCAAAAACGGTTTTTAGCGATTAAGTAGAAATCAAAAAGTGTAGCATTCTCCCTAAAATAAGTGCTTTGAATTTTTTAGGAGAAGAGTACCCATATGAAATATTCATGTTTCCTTCGTCCCAATTTATGTAACACCATTTAAATTGGCAAGGGTTTATAAAAGAATAATATACTTTTAAATTATGGTTTGAAATAAGCCTTAGATTGTTAAATACTAAATGGCAAGGTTATGTTGACTAGATGAGTTTGATTAGGGAGTACTGAAACTACTTATTAAGCTATTGATCATGTGAGTGGCTGGAAAACATGCGGTTGGATGACTTAGAACACGAATTTATTTCCTTATAAAAGTTCTAACCACCAAGAGGGTCTCAAATTGTTTATTAAGAAATGCAACAGTGCACTACAACAAAAGGGGAAATGGATATTCATGTTGTAAGCCgtcaatgtcacgacccgaaattctcaccttcaaACCGTAATGGAGCCTAACATattacttgctaggcaaaccaacgtaaaaataatattatccattttaaaataatttttaaaattattaataacaaagaaacaaatacggaagtaaagtctgaaatgtagtgaataatccataaaaataacggaatctaaataccatcccataattgatgtcataagtgcacgagcttctagaataatacaaataaaggtctgaataaaataaagttgtctggaaacaaacacacagctaaagtaaagtagacggggacttcagatttgcggacgccgtgcagttatacctcaagtctcctctggtagctgaaatccaagcaagtctatggtacgccgctgggaccaactgcgaaatctgcacaagaagtgcagagtgtagtatcagtacaaccgaccccatgtactggtaagtgctgagcctaacctcgacgaaatagtaacgaggctaaggcaggtcactcacattaacttgtacgcattAGTAGTAACAACAAcagtaatagaaataaatcaggtaactcatttttaatagttgaagccaactcagcggTCATACCCAATTATTAGTTCAATCAattttcgttgcagcgtgcaacccgctcccgcATTATATTCATTTACCAAAAAGTCAACCACATTGGATCCACCTTTATGCTTTCTGCCGATACAACTTGCCCTAAAAAGGCAACTgggtctaaccaaaactcacattttgaaaatttggcatataactgattattttttaaaatatgaagTACACTCCGAAtatactgctcatgctcctctcgactgctggagtaaatcaagatatcatcaatgaatacaatcacaaaagaattcaaatagggcttgaacactctattcatcaaatccataaatgttgctggggcatttgtcaacccaaatgacataactaggaattcataatgcccataccgagtccaaaaaactatcttagggacatcagatgccctaatcttctactgatggtaaccagacctcaaatcaatctttgaaaatactttggcaccctgaagctgatcaaatagttcatcaattcttggcagcggatatttatttttgatagtggccttattcaactgccgataatctatacacatccgcatagaaccatctttcttctttacaaataatactggtgcacctagggcgagacactaggtctaatgaatccctgatcaagcaagtcttgtaactaattcttcaattctttcaactccggcggggccacacggtatggtggaatagaaatgggctgagtgcccggagctaaatcaatacagaagtaaATATCTCTGTTGGGTGGCATTCCCGAAAAATCTGCAAGAAATACTTCTAGAAATTCacaaacaactggtactgagtccatggaaggaacatccgcactcggatcgcgaatataagccaaataggctagacaccctttctctaccatacgccgagcattcatataagaaataaccctgctggcagaatgaccaatagttcctttccactctaaccgaggtaaccccgacatGAATAGgatcactgtcttggcatgacaatccaatatagcatgataaggtgataaccaatccatacccaagatgacatcaaaatctaccatatcaagaagtagaagatccatactagtctcaagactaccaatagtaaccacacacgaatgatagacatgatctactataacagagtctcccaccggtgtagatacacacatagaagcacttagagaatcacaaggtacaaccaaatatgaagcaaaataggaggacacataggaataagtagatcctggatcaaatagaactgaagcatctctatggcaaactagaataatacctgtgatcacagcatcagatgactcggccttgggcctagctggaaaagcataaaatcagggctgagccccaccactctgaactgcgtccctgggacggcctctaactggctggcctccacctctaacggcttgatccacctctaatggcctgacctccacctttagctgcctggcccctacctctagctggctgagcaggcggtgaaggaaccggtgccggtatgatggcacgagaatcctgttgagatctgttactcgccaacctATGGAAATACCTCCTgttgtgaccaatgttcccacactcataacaccgatcttgatgccgtggctgctgaagctgaagctgacccagaagggtcggataaccactgtagtaattctggagtggtggtgcactgataggagctgaatgtgcactgaatgatGGCTGCccatagtaaggcataatagaattgtgactccctgaagcaccgtgagatgcatgaagtgctgaatgaaacggtctgggaggatgactcctaccaaaattacccctgcctccagacgaggcactactgaaaccaccgaactgacgaggcctcttatcggacttCTGCcatctctcctgtgcaagaactatctcgatcctcctcgcgacattagcaaccgcctgaaaagaaatctcacttccggtctccttggccatctgaagcttgATAGGGtaagcgagtccctcaataaacctcctaacTCTCTctcctcagtaggtagtaaaaggagagcatgacgggccaaatccacaaaacgggactcatactgagtaacaatcatactaccctattgtagacgctcaaattgcttgcgaaaATCCTCTCTCAGTCTGATAGGAaagaacttctccagaaatagctgagagaacttctcccaggtaagtgcaggcgatccaactggtctggtcaatgtataatctctccaccatctcttgacggaacccgtcatctgaaatacagcaaaatcaaccccattggtctcaactatacccatgttccgcagtacctcatggcagcgatcaagataatcctgtgggtcctcaggaGGTGTACCGCTGAAGTGAACTgaaaagagcttagtaaacttatccagtctcaataaggcctcaaaagacatagcgggcctatcaccggtctgtgccgcaataactggatgaactaccccaactggcggggctgctgaaGCCTGATtatggggagccatctactccggagcaggagtagtgggagtttgtgctccttccCCAGCTTGTGAGACGGATGGTAccattggaaatgtaccattctaggccatgccctccataagacttaccaaacggactagagcgtcctgaagtactagagtgtttatgaatccttccgggacctgaactggtccaactggtacattctgaactggaacctccccactgaagatccacctgaggttctacaacaggtgcaacTGCTCGAGCTTTGGACtaagctctacctctacctctagcacgacctcggcctcgacctctacccctggccatagttgccaccggagGCTCTTGTCCCTATTCAtcagtagatgtattacgtgttctcaccatctgcgagagaataagagtagaatggttcaatcatcgatgatagaataaattcgcacgacagagtaAGAaaaaagtgatattgttcctaaacttcatagcctctgagagataagtacaaatgtctccgtaccgatccttcagactctactaagcttgctcgtgagacctatataacctagtgctctgataccaactgtcacgacccgaaattcccaccttcagaccgtgatggcgcctaatatttcacttactaggcaagccaacgttagaataatattatccattttaaaataatttttaaatttattaataacaaagaaacaaatacggaagtaaagtttgaaatgtagtgaatattccataaaaataacggaatctaaataccatcccagaattggtgtcacaagtgcacgagcttctagaataatacaaataaaggtctcaataaaataaagttgtctggaaacaaATATACAGCTAAACTAAAGTAGACGGGAACTTCAGAAATGCGGGCGCCGTGCAGTTATAGCTCAAGTCTTCTCttgtagctgaaatccgagcaagtttaTGGTATGGCGCTaagaccaactccgaaatctgcacaagaagtgcagagtgtagtatcagtacaaccgaccccatgtactagtaagtgctgagcctaacctcgacgaagtagtgacgaggctaaggaagATCACtcacattaacctgtacgcattAGTAGTAACAATaacagtaataaaaataaatcaggtaactcatttttaatagttgaagccaactcagcggtcatatccaattattatttcaatcaatttccgttgcagcgtgcaacccgctcccacattatattcatttaccaattttgttgcggcatgcaatccgatcctccaatatggacttttaaacaagtctgttacggcgtgcaacccgatcctctaatatgaacttctaaataagtctgttgcggcgtgcaacccgatcctccaatatggactttttcctccaatatggacttttaaataagtatgttgcggcgtacaacccgatcctccaatatggacttttaaataagtttattgcggcgtgcaacccgatcccctaatatattcatttcaatcaattatattgcggcgtgcaacccggttcTCCAATAtgttcatttaccaattcttatagaagaaattgccccaataaatataataattaatataaaattataagacaacaagcatacaataattatgatttaattatgataCAAACAgtgacaaatagcaatttattatgaaaatcagggagaaaataggcagtttaatatttaatatgctaaatgtcaagtagcaattaatacacataaatcaaatagcatgtaacaattattgcaggaattcaagaattaatatttgtcaaagaataggaaagaaataattattataataattaattcgtatcttagaacaatttatgatttttaaataattatgcacacatgtaatttgacgacgtatagacactcgtcacctcgcctatacgtcgttcacatgcatttcacataacaaataatttaagggttctattccctcaagtcatggttaaccacgacacttacctcgctttgcaaattctaatcaattactcgaccacaacctttccttttaaatttgtctccaaaatgttcaaatctattcacaaacaattcgatatactcaatacgaatcataggaattaattccatatgaatttactaattttccggataaaaatttgaaattcactttaaaaattaacattggggtccacgtctcgaatctcgaaaaaacttacgaaatccaaacactcgttccgatacgagttcaaccatacaaaatttatgcaattccgatgtcaaatgaaccttcaaatcttaaatttttgtttttttggaagattttattaaaatctgatttttctcccaaaatttcaaggattcatgatataaatgagcatagaatcataaaatataatcaatataggataaggaacacttactccaatatttgttcgtgaaaatcgcccaagaatcgccctacccgagctcaaaaataaaaaattattgaaaatgggacgaaccccattttccagaacttaagttctgtttctcggacttttacccttcgcgaacgctgTCAGTGCTTCGCGTTTGTGAAGCACAAATTTGTGGTGTCCAATCTTACTCTTCGCAAATACgatgcttgcctggcttggccttcgcgaacgcgagatgcccttcgcgaacacgaaggcaaTTTCCTCTCCGGTCATTTCCCCTTCGCGAACGAgaggcttcgatcgcgaacgcgaagctttgcacttcgacccttcgcgaacgcgttccctctgtcgcgaacacgaagcacaaTTCTGCCTGTctccagtttcttcttcgcgaacgcgaagaaggatacccGAAACAGATTTCTGcagtttttcccaagtccaaaaatgatcagttaatcacccgaaaccaacccgagccctcggggctccaaaccaaacatgcacccaagtcgtaaaatattatacgaacttgttcgcgcgatcaaattgccaaaataacacctagaactacgaatcggacaccaaatcaaaggaaatttttaagaaaactttaaaaattatatttttataaccgGACGTCTgcatcatgtcaaatcaactccgtttctcaccaaattcggcagataagtcataaatattatagaggacctataccgggctccgaaaccaaaataaaatcccggtgtcaataaatccaacatcagtaaattcttaaaaatcattaaactttcaaacttttaatttttcttcaaaattccatatcttgggttagggacctcggaattcgattttgggtatacgcccaagtcccaaatcacgatacggacctaccgaaactgtcaaaatactgatccgagttcgtttgcttaaaatattgaccaacgtcaactcagttgagttttaaagctctatttcacattttaatccattttttacacaaaaaacttttcggaaagttttacggactgcgcacacaagtcgaggagtgataaatagtattttttgaggtcttagaacacagaattaattattaaatttaaagataatattttgggtcatcacagtcaATAACAACGGAGtagtaattaaaataaaattttcaatttatgcTACTCAAAATATTAAGGTACCGCGCTGATGGTAGTGAATTTCGCAATGTTTTTCAATTGAATGGAACAAATTAAGTTGATAATTGGCAAGGTCAATGTCAAGAAAATAATCCAAagtaaagaaaaatgataaatataTTCCAGTAATATCAATTACATCAAGATAAACACATAGTATATAATAGACTCCATAAGCTCGTAAGTTTATTCATTAATAgagcaaacaaaacaaaaaaaaagccaAGCCAAATAAGTTGATTCAATACAATTCATAAACATACGCACTTTTCAAGCCAAGACTTCTTCAAGGGTATATTTCAATAAGAGACCTTGTTCCTAAAGTGGGAGTTATTTTGTATTCATTGAAACCAGCATCAGTGAAGAGCCTCTCCCAATCCATTTTAGTTCTCTGTTTGGCAGCATAGCAAACCATCATTAACAAGTCCATATAATGCTGTGCTCGAACAAACTCATTTCTCACATTCGGATTTTCGAGCACTATGTCTATGATTATCACCTTCCCTCCTTCTTCCCTACTCGGAATAGACTCTTTGCATTTCTTCAGTATCTTCACACAGTCTTCGTCGTTCCAGTTATGCAGAATCCACTGCTCAACCATGAATATTTTTGAGTAGATAAGATTTTAAAAGTCAGAAATTGCTAATTGTAAATTATCACAGAATATGATGAAGCTCAAATAGGATATAACTCTAAAAAGAAGTAATAAAGATAATTCCTGAAAATCATTTAGCTGCATGTTAGGCTTCTGTAATGAGAAGAAATAAACGCCCAAAAAGAAAAGTATAAGTGCATTCAATTGGAAATTAATTAGTTGACCATGAGTTGTCAATAATTTGTGCAGGGCAACATAGAATAAGGACATTTTACAATGAACATTGACATATCAATATTTTCGTGGAAATGATGTTGTGTTCTATACTACCTGCAATTAAGGGCGAGGAAATTTACCAAGAGATTGATCAAAGTACATATCTTGGAAATGAGTTTCGCtaaatttcacataaattgaTGATAGGATTGATTTACTTGTAGATATTCTTTAGATGATCTGATGGTTTTACAACGACTATACATATAATTTAAAAGAGTGCCAGTGCCGCCTCCAACATCCACCAACGACGTCAATCCCTCAAAAACATGTTTACACTCCGTAATAAGAACATTGGAAATCAATCTCGAGTCACTGGCCATTGCCTCATTGAAACTATCACCTACTCTTGGTTCTTGCACATAGTAATCCCATAAAGATATCTCATGAGCAGTATGAAAAGCAGTAGAGGAATCATCTTGGAACCAATCACTTAAACAAGACCATGGTTTTAAAAGAACTGGATCATGAATGATCAGAAAGTATGACCTCATACTCAAGGGGTCATCTTTCACAAGAAGTTGCGTAGCTGGGGTAAGAGAGTAGTGTTCTTTTTCATGTTGGTTTAGGAAACCAGAATGAACTAAAAACCGCATTAAAATTGGCAAGAAGGAAACCTTGGAATGGTCGATGAGGGAAAGTTCAGCAGTGAGGTCGGAAAGAGACATGGGCTTACCATGCTTGTAGAGGACATCTGGGATGCCTAGCTGAACTGCACATTTTGCTGCTGAAGAGCTTATGAAGTTGAACATATGGTTCCAGGTTTGAGTTTGAGCTTGGAGGAGATCAATGGATCCAATCTCATTCATTGACATTCTTAAGATAATTTGACTTGATTAGATTTATCATCTAATACCACTAATGGTACGTATTTATAGGATAAATTTAACTTATACACACTGATGATATAAGGTTTTTGTTACACTATagtataatttaatttattacAATAtgttactccctccgtctcatgaTATTATTAGTCGTGgttaataaaaatatatagttgtctcaaattatttgtcactttagaagttcaagacaaaattgattatcttcttcattttttacccttagtaataattaaCCTTGAAAACTACAAACACTTCAATTATGGATAAATTATTAAAACATGAATAagggtaaaatagtcaaaatctcatcctaattaatttttcttaagaAGCGTGTAAACTCCCGTGCAAAAAAAACTTACTTATAATGACTTTTTAAAAGACGCGATTGTACAAATATTTTTACACCTTAAAATTTgtgttgtttttatttatttatgtagtATTGTATCTTTTTGATAGCTTTACTAGACAAattattgttttcttttaagTGCAGTTACCTCTTATTTGCTTTAGACAGAGAAGACATCCATCTTCTGCACATAAAGTTACGTTCAAGTGGTCTTCTTCTATTTGATTTTGATCTGTCCCATAAGTTTACTGAAAACCAATGATTAGTTTCACGGACAATATTGGTCAAGTTTCCAGCAAAAAATCTTAGGCTAAGATCTGTAGGCCATCCGGAACAAATCTTAAATTACTTGAAAGCCATTTTACCATGTTTCTATATTAAGATTTAATAGTTCCAACCATTATAAGTAGTGAAAGATAATACAAATACTTCGTGAAACATGTTGAGGTACCTTCCTAATCCTAAATGTGGAAATCTACCTTTCAACTAACACCTTGTAGAATATGACAACAATATCAATCTAAGGAAGATATAATATTGTCAAATAAAAGAGGGTACGGATTTAAAGAAATTGACTTATCACCAAATTTCTTTCAAGAGAATGAAGGagtttggccaagtttttggtAAGGAAATAAATGGGTAGCAAAAACAGTATTTTTAGCTATTAAGTAGAAAGTAAAAAGAGTATCATTCTCCCTAAAATAAGTTCTTTGATTTTTTAGGACAAGTGTTCCCATATGAAAAATTCATGTTTTCTTTGTCCCAATTTATATGGTACCATTTGAATTGATAAGGGGTTTAAAAAAATGAAAGACTTTTAAATTATTGTTTAAAATAAGCCTTAGATATTTGTATAGCTGTAAATTATCTCATTAAGGGTGAATTTGGaatttttaagttaaattatttttaaatataaaaagatgATATTTTTTTGGGAAAAAGATTAAAAAACAAAGTGTGCCACATAAATTTAGAATAAAGAAAGTACTATTTACCAGACTATTTATACTAAGTTGTAAATTTCCCCTATGTTATACGTTGTGCATCGCACGCCTAAAGCGCGAGGCAGGGCTTGCGCGATGGTTGTGCCTTACACAAGGCCTTGCCCCCACGATGCTCACACGGCACATGCACCAGAGTgtgctgctgcaattttctgcaatctTCAACTTTTTTCAAATGCGGTTAAACTCATTCGAGTCTCTGGGGACCAAATTAAGTCACCCCACTAAGTTCTAAAATCTTATACCAACCTATCCAAAGcctcaaaatattaaataaagcaCAAATACTCAAACGAGGGATTGAATTGGTACATAATGAACCGTAGTCATTATGGAGTGCCTTGAGCATATTATCCTCCTATTGGAATTTCATAATATATATAGCAAGTAATCAAGTCTGGATCAATTAGATTAAAATCTCCTTTGTTCCCAATCAGTCACGTCGGGACAATATTGAGTATGACGTCAATATCTTTGCCCAGATACTCTCACATCATCTCCGGTCAAAGAGAGGGTAGCTGCTGACACTCAATTTTGATCCTCCGTATTTAAAAATTAACTTCTGCAAGCTTCCtagtcaaaaaataataaaatataattttttgcaTATTATTTAGCTTTAatgcaatttattgataattattccTATTTTTGCAAAACATagggatttttatcattttattgcaattagttaaatactacaatttttgtgagtttttctaaattttaaaataatttattgataattattctatttttcaaatattaggatATTCTATTAATttattatcattttaaaaataaaagtaataaatacTACATATTTGTAGTATTTGGCATTTTTAATAAATAGTAGaaatcatatttttaaaataaataatcagGGAAGTCAGtagaattaattttaaaatacgaaTCATGTCCAGTCAAATTCAATATCACATCAACATCCGATGTTAAAAAGATATTTGATATGACTAGACATTGACGTGACATGACATTGATGTGACTTAACATAATTTTTGTCCACTAGGTAATAACCATGAGACAAATTAAAACtaattattacattatttgtcCAATGGGTAAAAGGGGGACTTTAGCTTTTAATATAAATATGGGGTCTTGTATAATTTTTTGGGGGgtaaaatacataagttacccccTTAACtattgatgttttaacttcaataccacataagagggaggggaggggggaggggtgatttgtgtggctTCCAATTTTTCGaatgcacagattatagaaggacctggttcttctatgtgttccttatactactgttgcagaataataaatgcagaatttaaagaacacaagtattttacgtagAAAATACCTGgcttaaaaggtgaaaaaaccacgacctactttccagtaggattttcccaaactctccaccaaaccactgagccaaaaactgcatttacataacacttttgtaaacctaggattaactctaatcccgtcatggcaaccaacctctaactgctgcgacaacttcaagttaactctaacttgaatactttgagtacctattacaattgcctctagataaagctgaaaggaacaatatgaaaacacctactaaaattgaactagaataaaagacggacacttggaactggttcttctatctggtccatttagcttcaggttcgcacacttgaatcacacgcgagctgcttgcaaaatgccttgctattttgctctcaattcacgtttaacttctgcttttatGCGTCCCCTGTCGAATGAGAATAtcctgcgatttatagagttagtagagtagaaaataactagagttctaatgctactcttccttggtggaagagttctagttaatctcaactcctaactccttccttatcttggataatgttctcGCTGAGTAAGAAGTCCTTCTTCTTATTaattatgcaatcttttcgatcaggagatatctattattataCCGGATTTCGTTTATCTCCTGCATGTGCATCTCACGTGCTTTGAATCTGCCTGTGTCTATGCCTACcagtgatggacctggttcatccctgagttcctttgtcaatcttcaaaactattctttacttgggccaataaattccctctttttgatgatgacaaactctgtgcttccATAATCTTAGGCCCTAtttcaacttagctcaacatcaacacaatgttagaaatatttttcctttttatctctTGTTAGCAACacaatgccttgctattttgttcttaattcacgtttaacttctgttTTTATGCGTCCcttgtagaatgagaacatcctgcgatttatggagttagtagagtagaaaataactagagttctaatgctactcttccttggtggaagagttctagttaatctcaactcctaactccttccttatcttggataatattctcgttgagtaaggagtccttctccttattaattatgcaatcttttcgatcaggagatatctattattatgaCAGATTTCGTTTATCTCCTGCATGTAC
This DNA window, taken from Nicotiana tabacum cultivar K326 chromosome 4, ASM71507v2, whole genome shotgun sequence, encodes the following:
- the LOC107772954 gene encoding myricetin 7/4'-O-methyltransferase 2-like isoform X2, which gives rise to MSMNEIGSIDLLQAQTQTWNHMFNFISSSAAKCAVQLGIPDVLYKHGKPMSLSDLTAELSLIDHSKWILHNWNDEDCVKILKKCKESIPSREEGGKVIIIDIVLENPNVRNEFVRAQHYMDLLMMVCYAAKQRTKMDWERLFTDAGFNEYKITPTLGTRSLIEIYP
- the LOC107772954 gene encoding trans-resveratrol di-O-methyltransferase-like isoform X1 → MSMNEIGSIDLLQAQTQTWNHMFNFISSSAAKCAVQLGIPDVLYKHGKPMSLSDLTAELSLIDHSKVSFLPILMRFLVHSGFLNQHEKEHYSLTPATQLLVKDDPLSMRSYFLIIHDPVLLKPWSCLSDWFQDDSSTAFHTAHEISLWDYYVQEPRVGDSFNEAMASDSRLISNVLITECKHVFEGLTSLVDVGGGTGTLLNYMYSRCKTIRSSKEYLQVNQSYHQFM